Within Blastopirellula marina, the genomic segment AAGAGTTCCGCCAGAAGCCGCAGGTCGCGGCAAAGCGCTGCCGGCATGATCAGAATCGGTTAACGAGGATCGCGACTGATCGTGCGCGTCAGTTGACGCTGGCCCGCAGCGGAAAGGTCGGCCGACCGAACTCTTGTGCGTCGTTGGTCGATTGCGAGAGCCAACTGATCAGCAATTCGCCCCGCCGGATCGGGTTGGTTTCGGCCAGTAACTGCTGTTTCATCAGCAGCGGCCAAGGGAGGGCGTAGGCGACGGCGTCGCTCAAGACGTCCAGAGAAGGATTGGCGCCCAAGGACGGCTGCTCAAACATTTGTGCGAACTCGGTCTTGGCG encodes:
- a CDS encoding LON peptidase substrate-binding domain-containing protein: AKTEFAQMFEQPSLGANPSLDVLSDAVAYALPWPLLMKQQLLAETNPIRRGELLISWLSQSTNDAQEFGRPTFPLRASVN